A genome region from Hevea brasiliensis isolate MT/VB/25A 57/8 chromosome 9, ASM3005281v1, whole genome shotgun sequence includes the following:
- the LOC110666079 gene encoding uncharacterized protein At5g39865 — protein sequence MGCVSSNLLNNDDEFTQLGSSALSHHIVSLTSTTYGLLNLDPPAQSTATTPPTQPARFTLGSIFPSPLCEPKSLWSDPRPLRADCPETINSWELMSGLDNDSFRFSPIVKKDQTALIDKENSNPKFTFNPTLESNVLKPLKSSCLANYTPGSIPLKENAHLLDRYEKLCPPSGENRVVIYTTTLRGIRKTFEACNVVRTAIEGFEILICERDVSMDLGFREELRELMKGKDREATVPPRLFVKGRYVGGVEEVMKIVEEEKMEELLQGLPKKRAGDVCDGCGDVRFLPCFSCDGSSKIVMVVKEEMGQKQGRTMVVKCPDCNENGLVLCPICA from the coding sequence ATGGGCTGCGTATCTTCCAATTTGCTAAACAACGATGACGAGTTCACTCAACTCGGCAGCTCAGCACTCAGTCACCACATTGTCTCCCTCACCTCCACCACCTACGGTCTCCTCAATCTTGACCCGCCTGCTCAGTCCACCGCCACCACTCCCCCAACCCAACCAGCTCGTTTCACCCTCGGTTCCATCTTCCCTAGCCCACTCTGCGAGCCTAAATCTCTATGGTCCGATCCCAGACCTCTCCGAGCAGATTGCCCTGAAACCATCAATTCTTGGGAGCTCATGTCTGGTCTCGACAATGATAGCTTTCGCTTTTCTCCCATTGTCAAGAAAGACCAGACTGCTTTAATAGACAAAGAGAACTCTAATCCCAAATTCACCTTCAACCCTACTCTTGAATCCAATGTCTTGAAGCCCTTGAAGAGCAGCTGTTTGGCTAATTATACACCTGGGTCCATCCCCTTGAAAGAAAATGCGCATTTGCTGGATAGATATGAGAAACTGTGCCCGCCAAGTGGGGAAAACAGAGTTGTGATCTATACGACCACTTTGAGGGGCATAAGAAAGACATTCGAGGCGTGCAATGTTGTTCGCACAGCAATTGAAGGATTTGAGATCTTAATTTGCGAAAGAGACGTGTCGATGGATCTCGGGTTTAGAGAGGAGTTAAGGGAGTTGATGAAGGGGAAGGATAGAGAGGCAACAGTGCCGCCAAggctttttgtgaagggaaggtaTGTGGGTGGGGTGGAGGAGGTGATGAAGATAGTGGAGGAGGAGAAGATGGAAGAGCTGCTACAGGGGTTGCCAAAGAAGAGAGCAGGGGATGTGTGTGATGGGTGTGGGGATGTGAGGTTCCTTCCATGTTTTTCGTGCGATGGAAGCTCAAAGATAGTGATGGTGGTGAAGGAGGAGATGGGGCAGAAGCAAGGGAGGACGATGGTGGTCAAATGTCCTGATTGCAATGAGAATGGACTGGTGCTTTGCCCCATTTGTGCCTGA